A stretch of the candidate division WOR-3 bacterium genome encodes the following:
- a CDS encoding DNA methyltransferase: MKETLFQTTTLWDYPRQSYGKTPKEDNKFQGVTPAFPGDLVLDPMAGSGTTLDVCKEEGRRAIGYDINPRHPEVIKNDSRHIPLPDNSVDMVFIDPPYGDNVKYSDDPADIGKISAEDERFYEELEKVAREIYRVLKPQKVCGWLMGDQWVKGKFTAVGFKIYQMLTEKVKFEPVDIICVVRRNQSSNTALWHYRARKYNFYLRGFKYLIIVRKPDNTAKPKREKIKWNKYK, from the coding sequence ATGAAGGAAACCTTGTTTCAGACGACCACCTTGTGGGATTATCCTCGTCAAAGTTATGGTAAAACTCCCAAGGAGGATAACAAGTTTCAGGGTGTGACGCCTGCTTTTCCTGGGGATTTAGTTCTTGACCCTATGGCTGGGAGCGGGACGACGCTAGATGTATGCAAAGAAGAAGGAAGACGTGCAATAGGATATGACATCAACCCCAGACACCCAGAGGTTATAAAAAACGACTCAAGACATATCCCCCTCCCAGATAATTCCGTAGATATGGTATTCATTGACCCTCCCTACGGGGATAATGTAAAATATTCAGATGACCCAGCAGATATAGGCAAGATATCAGCCGAAGACGAAAGGTTCTACGAGGAACTTGAAAAAGTCGCAAGGGAAATCTACCGGGTTCTAAAACCCCAAAAAGTATGCGGCTGGTTGATGGGCGACCAGTGGGTCAAGGGAAAATTTACAGCAGTGGGATTTAAAATATATCAGATGCTCACCGAAAAAGTTAAATTCGAACCCGTTGACATAATTTGCGTTGTAAGAAGAAACCAAAGCTCAAATACAGCACTTTGGCATTATAGGGCAAGAAAATACAACTTTTACTTGCGAGGTTTCAAATACTTGATAATCGTAAGAAAACCAGATAACACAGCAAAACCTAAAAGAGAGAAAATCAAGTGGAATAAATATAAGTAG